Proteins from one Bombyx mori chromosome 1, ASM3026992v2 genomic window:
- the Cyp305b1 gene encoding cytochrome P450 Cyp305B1 isoform X2 codes for MTSKHGSQWKALLELSKQWSTQVLGLKLGRELVVVVYGEKNVRQVFSESEFDGRPNSFFYKLRCLGKRLGVTFVDGPLWREHRQFTVKHLKNVGFGKTSMELEIQNELKLLREYINDNKHKPIKVDSMFSSAVMNVLWKYVAGERIREDKLERLLELFYLRSKAFTLTGGLLSQIPWCRFIIPGLSGYKLIVDLNQQISEIIEEAIKKHLNKEVQQNDFIYSFLDEMNEENKASFTYDQLKTVCLDLIIAGSQTTGNAVKFALLSVLRNKNIQEKIFNEIENTIGDSMPCWADSSKLVYTSAFLLEVMRIHTIAPLAGPRRVLQDTVIDGYVIPKETTVLISLADIHLDPNLWPDPHEIKPERFIDEKGLSKSNEHIYPFGSGRRRCPGDSLARSFVFIIFVGILQKYRIDCVNGVLPSNEADIGLLAAPKPFVANFVSRE; via the exons ATGACAAGCAAACACGGGTCGCAGTGGAAAGCGTTACTGGAACTTTCGAAACAGTGGTCCACTCAGGTTCTCGGCTTAAAACTAGGAAGAGAATTAGTGGTCGTCGTCTACGGGGAGAAGAATGTTCGTCAAGTGTTCTCGGAATCCGAGTTCGACGGTCGACCGAACTCTTTCTTCTATAAGTTGAGATGTCTCGGAAAACGACTCG GCGTCACCTTTGTTGATGGTCCTCTTTGGCGAGAACACAGACAGTTCACTGTAAAACATTTAAAGAATGTTGGTTTTGGTAAGACATCGATGGAGCTGGAAATCCAAAACGAATTGAAGTTGTTACGTGAatacataaatgataataaacatAAGCCAATAAAAGTTGATAGTATGTTTTCATCGGCCGTAATGAATGTTTTATGGAAGTATGTAGCAG GCGAGAGAATCAGAGAAGACAAATTAGAACGTTTACTTGAACTATTCTATTTGAGATCGAAGGCGTTCACTTTGACTGGTGGCTTGCTAAGCCAAATACCTTGGTGCAGGTTCATTATACCCGGCCTAAGTGGGTACAAACTAATAGTTGACTTGAACCAGCAGATATCTGAAATTATTGAG gAAGCCATAAAAAAGCATTTAAACAAAGAAGTGCAACAGAACGATTTTATATATTCGTTCTTAGATGAAATGAACGAAGAGAACAAGGCATCATTTacgt ACGATCAGCTGAAAACCGTGTGCCTTGATCTAATAATAGCCGGATCCCAAACAACAGGGAACGCTGTTAAGTTTGCTCTTCTATCAGTTTTGCGAAACAAAAACATTCAAGAAAAAATCTTCAACGAAATAGAAAACACCATTGGCGATTCTATGCCTTGCTGGGCTGACAGTAGCAa ACTCGTATATACATCGGCATTTCTGCTGGAAGTAATGAGAATTCACACAATAGCGCCCCTGGCTGGTCCTCGAAGAGTTTTACAGGACACAGTCATCGACGGCTACGTTATACCTAAAGAGACGACGGTTCTGATATCCTTGGCCGATATTCACTTGGATCCGAATCTGTGGCCGGATCCTCACGAAATAAAGCCGGAGAGGTTTATCGACGAAAAAGGATTATCGAAAAGTAATGAACACATCTATCCTTTTGGATCAG GTCGGAGACGTTGCCCAGGCGATTCGCTGGCCAGGTCTTTCGTCTTTATCATATTTGTTGGGATCCTGCAGAAGTACAGAATAGACTGTGTCAATGGAGTATTGCCGTCTAACGAAGCTGACATAGGCTTGCTTGCGGCTCCAAAACCTTTTGTCGCTAATTTCGTATCAAGAGAGTAA
- the Cyp305b1 gene encoding cytochrome P450 Cyp305B1 isoform X1, translated as MLPVLVCIIVIVLICCNVIRSVIKPEKFPPGPIWYPFFGSSSIVQQMTSKHGSQWKALLELSKQWSTQVLGLKLGRELVVVVYGEKNVRQVFSESEFDGRPNSFFYKLRCLGKRLGVTFVDGPLWREHRQFTVKHLKNVGFGKTSMELEIQNELKLLREYINDNKHKPIKVDSMFSSAVMNVLWKYVAGERIREDKLERLLELFYLRSKAFTLTGGLLSQIPWCRFIIPGLSGYKLIVDLNQQISEIIEEAIKKHLNKEVQQNDFIYSFLDEMNEENKASFTYDQLKTVCLDLIIAGSQTTGNAVKFALLSVLRNKNIQEKIFNEIENTIGDSMPCWADSSKLVYTSAFLLEVMRIHTIAPLAGPRRVLQDTVIDGYVIPKETTVLISLADIHLDPNLWPDPHEIKPERFIDEKGLSKSNEHIYPFGSGRRRCPGDSLARSFVFIIFVGILQKYRIDCVNGVLPSNEADIGLLAAPKPFVANFVSRE; from the exons ATGCTGCCAGTGCTTGTTTGCATAATAGTTATCGTATTAATCTGTTGTAATGTCATCAGAAGTGTAATCAAACCCGAGAAATTTCCTCCAG GTCCGATATGGTATCCATTTTTTGGCAGCAGCTCAATTGTTCAACAAATGACAAGCAAACACGGGTCGCAGTGGAAAGCGTTACTGGAACTTTCGAAACAGTGGTCCACTCAGGTTCTCGGCTTAAAACTAGGAAGAGAATTAGTGGTCGTCGTCTACGGGGAGAAGAATGTTCGTCAAGTGTTCTCGGAATCCGAGTTCGACGGTCGACCGAACTCTTTCTTCTATAAGTTGAGATGTCTCGGAAAACGACTCG GCGTCACCTTTGTTGATGGTCCTCTTTGGCGAGAACACAGACAGTTCACTGTAAAACATTTAAAGAATGTTGGTTTTGGTAAGACATCGATGGAGCTGGAAATCCAAAACGAATTGAAGTTGTTACGTGAatacataaatgataataaacatAAGCCAATAAAAGTTGATAGTATGTTTTCATCGGCCGTAATGAATGTTTTATGGAAGTATGTAGCAG GCGAGAGAATCAGAGAAGACAAATTAGAACGTTTACTTGAACTATTCTATTTGAGATCGAAGGCGTTCACTTTGACTGGTGGCTTGCTAAGCCAAATACCTTGGTGCAGGTTCATTATACCCGGCCTAAGTGGGTACAAACTAATAGTTGACTTGAACCAGCAGATATCTGAAATTATTGAG gAAGCCATAAAAAAGCATTTAAACAAAGAAGTGCAACAGAACGATTTTATATATTCGTTCTTAGATGAAATGAACGAAGAGAACAAGGCATCATTTacgt ACGATCAGCTGAAAACCGTGTGCCTTGATCTAATAATAGCCGGATCCCAAACAACAGGGAACGCTGTTAAGTTTGCTCTTCTATCAGTTTTGCGAAACAAAAACATTCAAGAAAAAATCTTCAACGAAATAGAAAACACCATTGGCGATTCTATGCCTTGCTGGGCTGACAGTAGCAa ACTCGTATATACATCGGCATTTCTGCTGGAAGTAATGAGAATTCACACAATAGCGCCCCTGGCTGGTCCTCGAAGAGTTTTACAGGACACAGTCATCGACGGCTACGTTATACCTAAAGAGACGACGGTTCTGATATCCTTGGCCGATATTCACTTGGATCCGAATCTGTGGCCGGATCCTCACGAAATAAAGCCGGAGAGGTTTATCGACGAAAAAGGATTATCGAAAAGTAATGAACACATCTATCCTTTTGGATCAG GTCGGAGACGTTGCCCAGGCGATTCGCTGGCCAGGTCTTTCGTCTTTATCATATTTGTTGGGATCCTGCAGAAGTACAGAATAGACTGTGTCAATGGAGTATTGCCGTCTAACGAAGCTGACATAGGCTTGCTTGCGGCTCCAAAACCTTTTGTCGCTAATTTCGTATCAAGAGAGTAA